The following proteins are co-located in the Candidatus Competibacteraceae bacterium genome:
- a CDS encoding transposase, giving the protein MDATERPCCRPHHARKQKHYFSGKKRHHTLKNTVIGDSNKGIPVVGPTVAGSRHDYALLKEELDPQQPGLSTVEAWVDLGYQGIKDHYPSFHKIYIPHKKPRRSKANQCSALTPQQKRENRAISRVRVGVEHLIGDLKIFQILTNRFRNHFHNMADQVILLVAGLCNLKNKYAVQ; this is encoded by the coding sequence ATTGATGCGACAGAAAGGCCTTGTTGCCGCCCCCACCATGCGCGTAAACAAAAACATTATTTTAGTGGCAAGAAACGCCATCATACTCTGAAAAACACGGTGATCGGGGACAGCAATAAAGGCATTCCAGTTGTTGGCCCAACAGTGGCCGGTAGCCGGCATGACTACGCGTTATTGAAAGAGGAATTAGATCCTCAGCAACCGGGTCTCTCCACCGTGGAAGCTTGGGTTGATTTGGGTTATCAAGGGATCAAAGATCACTATCCCTCGTTCCATAAAATTTATATTCCTCATAAAAAGCCTCGCCGGTCGAAAGCCAATCAATGCTCTGCATTAACTCCTCAGCAAAAGAGAGAAAATCGAGCGATCAGTCGCGTTCGTGTCGGAGTGGAACATTTGATTGGCGACCTAAAAATTTTTCAGATTCTTACGAATAGATTCCGAAACCATTTCCATAATATGGCCGATCAGGTTATTTTATTGGTTGCCGGCTTGTGTAACCTTAAAAATAAATATGCTGTTCAATAG
- a CDS encoding IS4 family transposase codes for MLHHHFHWNRARISCIVYLIIGIIQMGTVNLAKIAVTFPGRAQPASHYKRLQRLFCQFSLDLNQVARFIASLIPVLQFKLTLDRTNWKYGDVNINYLVLGVVYRGSAFPILWVALDKKGNSNTQERIALMNRFLTIFGPQMIACLFADREFIGIQWFGYLIENQIKFAIRIKKNTQISNSRGVPVSAENLFRGLPRGSALVLSGQRTVWGHSLYVIGLKMANGEFVILATQEQPETALETYKERWPIETLFICLKTRGFDLESTHITDPQRLEKWMAFLAIAFSWAHIIGEWRHEIKPIKIKKHGRPTQSLFRYGLDYLRSCLFHHQESARQYAFHQALESLFKRLGSSPQNRCFLPLTNTPPGRILT; via the coding sequence ATGCTTCATCATCATTTTCACTGGAACCGAGCGCGTATCTCTTGCATTGTCTATTTAATTATCGGAATCATCCAGATGGGAACGGTCAATCTCGCAAAGATTGCTGTCACCTTTCCTGGGCGTGCGCAACCGGCCTCTCATTACAAACGCCTTCAACGACTTTTTTGTCAATTTTCTCTAGACCTGAATCAAGTCGCCCGGTTCATTGCCAGTCTCATTCCTGTGCTTCAGTTCAAATTGACACTCGATAGAACCAATTGGAAATATGGTGATGTCAATATCAATTACCTTGTTTTAGGAGTCGTCTATCGCGGATCTGCTTTTCCTATACTATGGGTTGCTTTAGATAAAAAAGGCAACTCAAATACCCAAGAAAGAATAGCATTAATGAATCGATTCCTTACGATTTTCGGCCCGCAAATGATCGCCTGCTTGTTTGCGGATCGCGAGTTTATTGGGATTCAATGGTTTGGTTATCTTATTGAAAATCAAATTAAATTCGCAATACGCATCAAAAAGAATACGCAAATCTCTAACTCCCGAGGGGTCCCCGTCTCCGCCGAAAATCTTTTTCGAGGCCTACCCCGTGGCAGCGCTCTGGTTTTATCGGGCCAACGAACCGTGTGGGGGCACTCTCTTTATGTGATTGGTCTGAAAATGGCCAACGGTGAATTCGTTATTCTCGCAACGCAAGAACAACCGGAAACCGCGTTGGAAACTTATAAGGAACGCTGGCCGATCGAAACGCTTTTCATTTGCTTAAAAACTCGGGGATTCGATCTGGAATCCACCCATATAACTGACCCCCAGCGACTTGAAAAATGGATGGCTTTTCTCGCTATTGCATTTAGTTGGGCGCATATTATTGGTGAATGGCGCCATGAAATTAAACCGATCAAGATCAAAAAACATGGCCGTCCCACCCAAAGTCTTTTTCGCTATGGATTAGATTATTTGAGAAGTTGTTTATTTCATCACCAAGAATCCGCCCGGCAATACGCTTTTCATCAGGCACTGGAGTCGCTCTTTAAACGGTTGGGATCGAGCCCTCAAAATCGCTGTTTTCTACCTCTAACCAATACGCCACCCGGCAGAATTTTAACGTAA
- a CDS encoding transposase family protein: MRKFKLMTVRNERQFRACTGLSQKEFDLILPEFAKCLQLAQQQRYQKHRLQRQRKPGGGRKGALSSPDLKLFFILFYLKNYPTFDVLGCLFDLSPAKAQENFVKFMPILKQAEKRLHILPHRHFKPANTDKQPIDHHQKIIIDAIVQDKNNLLKIKIKNNSYFEGSRIARLLLS, translated from the coding sequence ATGCGAAAATTTAAATTGATGACAGTCCGCAATGAAAGACAATTTAGAGCCTGTACTGGACTCTCTCAGAAAGAATTTGACCTTATTCTACCTGAGTTTGCAAAGTGTTTGCAGTTGGCCCAACAACAGCGTTACCAAAAACACCGCTTGCAACGTCAAAGAAAGCCGGGTGGCGGTCGGAAAGGTGCATTATCCTCACCCGATTTAAAACTCTTTTTTATCCTGTTTTATCTCAAAAACTATCCGACATTTGATGTGCTGGGTTGTTTGTTTGACCTGAGTCCAGCCAAAGCCCAAGAAAATTTTGTTAAATTTATGCCTATTTTAAAGCAGGCTGAAAAACGCTTGCATATCTTACCGCATCGCCATTTTAAGCCCGCTAATACTGATAAGCAACCTATTGATCATCATCAGAAGATTATTATTGATGCCATTGTACAGGACAAAAATAACTTGCTGAAAATTAAGATAAAAAATAACAGCTATTTTGAGGGTAGTAGGATCGCGAGGTTGCTGTTATCATAA
- a CDS encoding ISKra4 family transposase, translated as MSMMWPLTTEGKGLDLSAHLAVLTGFVYDAARDGLPAHELERGLWSRLLRLGHEMQAQYFALVGDGDCGKTLTLADGRVVKRLPEPHGRPYRSIFGDFTLVRVVYGTREGQAIEAAPLDARLGLPEGPFSYLLQDWDQALAVENPYGQVNTVLARILGLKQSVASLEAMTRTLAGAVAGHEAARPPPAPATGQQLVVLSADGKGVPIRKPADAPTIAAHDHTRGPKPDRKKMAVLGAAYQIEPHPRTATAVVESLFRDPTAPTEPSATPRPAPRQKRLCAVLPVAAAVAAALAAPRPVEVVFPWLRAEARQRDPDHRQTWVLLMDGQPALWDAAADTLGDTARVEILDLLHATGYLWDAVHLFQPSGSPLATKLMKVLVHALLDGVGTGVIRWLQDLAEQGHLSAAARARLEQIHGYFDRHRDRIHYDRYLAAGYPIASGVIEGACRHAVKDRMERAGMHWTLPGAQALLNLRCVALNDEWEPFMNHYIQTETARLYANIPSQPPSTRLRLVA; from the coding sequence ATGTCGATGATGTGGCCGTTGACGACCGAAGGCAAGGGGTTGGACCTGTCGGCGCACTTGGCGGTGCTGACCGGGTTCGTGTACGACGCCGCCCGCGACGGCTTGCCGGCGCACGAACTGGAGCGCGGCCTGTGGTCGCGCCTGTTGCGACTGGGTCATGAGATGCAAGCGCAGTATTTTGCCTTGGTGGGCGACGGGGATTGCGGCAAAACCCTGACGCTGGCCGACGGGCGAGTGGTCAAGCGCTTGCCCGAACCCCATGGCCGACCCTATCGGTCGATCTTTGGCGACTTCACCCTGGTGCGGGTGGTCTACGGCACGCGGGAAGGCCAGGCGATCGAGGCGGCGCCGCTGGATGCCCGGCTGGGGTTGCCCGAGGGCCCGTTTTCCTATCTCTTGCAGGACTGGGATCAAGCGCTGGCGGTGGAGAATCCCTACGGTCAGGTCAACACGGTGCTGGCGCGCATCCTGGGTCTGAAACAGTCGGTGGCCAGCCTGGAGGCGATGACCCGGACCCTGGCCGGGGCGGTGGCCGGTCATGAAGCGGCCCGACCGCCGCCGGCCCCGGCGACGGGCCAGCAGCTCGTGGTGCTGAGCGCCGATGGCAAGGGGGTCCCGATCCGCAAGCCGGCCGACGCCCCGACCATCGCCGCCCACGACCACACCCGAGGGCCGAAGCCGGATCGTAAGAAGATGGCCGTGCTCGGTGCGGCCTATCAGATCGAGCCGCATCCGCGTACCGCCACCGCCGTGGTCGAGTCCTTGTTTCGCGATCCGACCGCCCCCACGGAACCCTCGGCGACGCCCCGACCGGCGCCTCGACAGAAACGGCTGTGCGCGGTGTTGCCGGTGGCCGCCGCCGTGGCGGCGGCGCTCGCCGCACCGCGCCCGGTCGAGGTGGTGTTCCCCTGGTTGCGGGCTGAGGCTCGCCAGCGCGACCCCGACCACCGGCAAACCTGGGTCCTGCTGATGGACGGTCAGCCGGCGTTGTGGGACGCCGCGGCGGACACCTTGGGCGACACCGCGCGGGTCGAGATCCTCGATCTGCTCCATGCGACCGGCTATTTGTGGGACGCCGTTCACCTGTTTCAGCCGTCCGGTAGCCCGCTGGCGACTAAACTGATGAAGGTGCTGGTGCATGCCCTGCTCGACGGGGTGGGGACCGGGGTGATTCGCTGGCTACAGGACCTGGCCGAGCAGGGCCACCTGTCCGCCGCCGCCCGCGCCCGGCTGGAACAGATTCACGGTTATTTCGACCGCCACCGCGACCGCATTCATTACGATCGGTATCTCGCCGCCGGCTATCCCATCGCCTCAGGGGTGATCGAAGGGGCCTGCCGCCATGCGGTCAAGGACCGGATGGAACGGGCCGGGATGCATTGGACCCTGCCCGGCGCCCAGGCCCTGTTGAACCTGCGCTGCGTGGCGCTCAACGACGAATGGGAGCCGTTCATGAACCATTACATCCAAACCGAAACGGCGCGCCTCTATGCGAACATCCCGAGCCAACCCCCATCCACCCGGCTTCGACTCGTCGCCTGA
- a CDS encoding linear amide C-N hydrolase, protein MRLVKTVSMRTSLITAGITLAAALALPVEACTSLIYHDSTAAIYFGRTLELAAELPYQVAFIPKGMKYASKASAGGPSLGWTTRYGILAVTVPDTSPEDLKIVEGMNEMGLTFSLLAFADASGPEGSFNKTKAALAAIDLGSWTLGQFSTVAEVKAALADQPVLLSPLASLGNAKSPFHYAMHDRSGASIVIEFSDGTQTVYDNPVGVMTNGPALPWHLANLNNYTFLNNLDQSTGKFGNLDVAQPDSGVATAGLPASNTSVGRFVRAVYYAQYAQVVDKPDDAVLTLAHIMNNFDRPKDITIDKSGGGNEGIKVSRSKDAPAFTSEYTSWTALSDLNRRYVFLRTYDGMNYTKFDITGLTDLTAVTSIPLNTLNGLVGDGTQALLAAAKAP, encoded by the coding sequence ATGCGTCTTGTCAAAACTGTATCGATGCGCACCTCGCTTATTACCGCAGGCATCACCCTTGCAGCGGCCCTTGCCCTTCCGGTAGAGGCGTGCACCTCGCTGATCTACCATGACAGCACCGCCGCAATCTACTTCGGGCGCACTTTGGAACTTGCGGCAGAGTTGCCCTATCAGGTCGCCTTCATCCCGAAGGGTATGAAATACGCTTCAAAAGCGTCGGCGGGTGGTCCGTCGTTGGGTTGGACCACCCGCTATGGCATTCTCGCCGTGACGGTGCCGGACACCTCGCCAGAGGACCTAAAAATCGTTGAAGGCATGAACGAAATGGGGCTGACCTTCAGCCTGCTGGCTTTTGCCGATGCCTCTGGCCCGGAAGGTTCCTTCAACAAGACCAAGGCCGCCCTTGCCGCCATTGATCTTGGCTCATGGACCCTTGGACAGTTCTCCACCGTCGCCGAAGTGAAGGCCGCGCTGGCCGATCAGCCGGTTCTGCTGTCGCCGTTGGCCTCGCTTGGCAACGCAAAATCGCCGTTTCACTACGCGATGCATGATCGCAGCGGCGCATCTATCGTGATCGAGTTTTCTGACGGGACGCAAACCGTTTATGACAACCCGGTTGGCGTGATGACCAATGGTCCGGCGTTGCCGTGGCATTTGGCCAACCTGAACAATTACACGTTTTTGAACAACCTTGATCAGTCAACCGGCAAATTCGGCAACCTCGATGTGGCGCAACCGGATTCCGGCGTTGCGACGGCCGGGCTTCCCGCTTCCAACACCTCTGTTGGCCGCTTTGTCCGCGCCGTTTACTACGCGCAATATGCCCAAGTCGTGGACAAACCCGATGATGCTGTGCTGACCCTGGCGCACATCATGAACAACTTCGACCGCCCGAAAGACATCACTATCGACAAAAGCGGTGGCGGCAATGAGGGCATCAAGGTGTCTAGATCAAAGGATGCGCCCGCTTTTACCAGCGAGTACACGTCATGGACCGCGCTGTCGGACCTGAACCGGCGATATGTCTTTCTGCGTACCTACGATGGCATGAACTATACGAAGTTCGACATTACCGGGCTGACCGATCTGACGGCTGTAACCTCGATTCCGCTGAACACTTTGAATGGGCTTGTGGGTGACGGCACCCAAGCATTGTTGGCGGCAGCCAAGGCCCCCTGA